Sequence from the Aerococcus tenax genome:
TTTCTGGCCGCGTAGAGACCAGCTGCGGCATTGAGGAGGGTGATATCCCGTTTGGCGCCGTGTTCTTTGCCAGTTAAGATGTCGATAGTAATTTGAGCGTTGTCAGCTGGCGTTCCTCCGACTATATCAGCCTTTTGGTAGTTAGAAAAACCATAGTCTTCTGGTTTGATGGTGAAGCTTTCTTCATAGTCACCATCGAAGAAGAGGGCGGAAGTCGGTGCCGAGATAGAGATTTCATCCATCCCGTCTTGGCCGTAAACCACTAGCCCCCGTTCAACCCCTAAGTTCTTAATGACCTTGGCCATAGGTTGAATCAGGTCTTCTTGGTAGACACCTAGTATTTGGTATTTGGGTTTGGCTGGGTTAGTGATGGGACCTAGGATATTGAAGATGGTCTTAATCCCTAGGTCTTTGCGGACGCCACTAACGTTTTTCATAGAAAGGTGGTAGTTTTGGGCAAAGAGGAAGCAGATTCCCACTTGGTCCAATAATTGATTGGCTAGGTCAGGATCTTGGTAGAGGTTGATGCCCAGCGCTTCGATACAGTCAGCGGCACCGGATTTGGAAGAGGCTGATCGGTTGCCGTGTTTGGTAACGGGGACGCCAGCTGCGGCAATAATTAAGGAAGCGGTCGTTGAAATATTAAAGGAATAGGATTGGTCGCCACCGGTTCCGACAATTTCTAGAGTGTCTTTTTGGGTGTCGATACTTTTGGCTTGGTCACGCATAGCCGCTGCAGCTCCTGCAATTTCTTGGTCACTGGCGCCTTTGATGGCTAGGGCGGTCAGGTAGGCAGCCATTTGTGCTTGGCTGACTTGGCCAGACATCATGGCCTTAACCGCTTGGTAGGATTCTTGGTAAGATAAGTCTTGGTGTTTAATTAATTGTTCGATTGCTGCTTTCATTATGTTCTCTCCTTTTTAGCTCTTGATAGACAAAAAAACTTGCCCTTATAACTAACTTCATTGCTGATTAGTTATAAGGACAAGTTGTTTAACCTGCGGTACCACCTTGATTGGCATCACTCGATGCCCACTTAGGAGCGGTCAGTCTGACCACTCGGCTGCTGATAACGCCAGCCTTGCGTCTTGCTTTTGGCTCTAATAAGCCCTTGGCAAGCCTTCCAAAGGTCCATCGCTAAGGCTGGCTAAACGTCTTCCATCACCACGTTCTTGCTCTAAGCTAGCTACTTAGCTATTCCTTCGTCATAAGTTTCATTTACAAATAAAAAAGCGCTTATCCATAAAACATTAAAAAGTTAATGTTCTAAGGACAAGCGCTTTTCAACCTGCGGTGCCACCTTACTTGATCGCCTGGGCGATCCTCTCGAGATAAGCTAAACAGCTTATCCCTCAACCCAGCTAACGGGGGTCAATCCGTTATGGCTACTCTCCAGTTCACCATACCCTCCAAGGCCCATCCATTAAACTAATCAGACGCTCTCACCCTTCGTCCTCGCTAATGATTAGTGGTTTAATGTTACTTCCTCTTTAACGGTTTCTCGATTTCATCCATCATAGCCAAGTCTATTGATAAAAGCAAGATAAATTTAATTTTTATGAATTTTGATTATATGATCTAAATTGATCGCCTGGGCCTAAGCAAGGTGATTTAAAGTGTTATTGACAATAATAGTTAATGGCTTTTTGGACAAAGTTTGCCGTACCTTCTCCTGCAAAGGTGTCGATATTTTTGGTGAAGTCTCCACCGCTAGCATACATTTTTCCTAGTTCCATTAAGATATCATTAGAGCAAGGATAAAAGTGTGTGCTGATAAATTCTTGTAATTTTTTTACTAACTTTTGAGCGTCTTGGGACTGATAATTTTGGTTTTTGACCTGGGAAAATTCAACAAATATCAGCATTAACTGTTGATGGATTGTATTTTTTTGAATCTTAGACTGCTGGCTTTGCTTTTCTTCGTAGCGACGATATTCTTTAGTATCTCCCCAGTAATCCTTAGCTTGTTGCGTATAGTGAGCGATGTTTCTTCTATCAAAGGCCTGAAAATTGACAGAGTCCACGCCCAACACCTTGATTCCCTTAGCAAAAAGAATTAGATTTTCTAAGTGTTCCTTTTTTAAGGTTAATAATTGGATTTGTTGGTCTAAGGCCAGATCTTTATCAAAGTTTTTACTGTTGATGATCTCCTTAATCTCTTTTAAAGAGAATTCTAATTCCTTAAATAATAAAATATATTGTAACTTTTTCAGATCTTCATGACTGTATAGTCTATAGCCAGAAGCAGAACGTTTAGAAGGGGTTAGCAGGTTGATTTTGTCATAATAATGCAAAGTTCTGATACTTATGCCTGCCAATTTGCTAACTTCTTTAACTGTTTTCATATGATCACTTCCTAACTATTAAGTAATTGTCTGGCTTTTTGACTAGATAAATGGCTATTCATTATTTAGACCGGCCAATATTTTCTTTGGCTTGTTTTATAAGTTTAATAGCCTTAGAAAAATCATTATAGGTCACCATACAATCTTTTCCATCTCTAGCAACGGCAGTGGAACTAGCAGATATGACGACATTAAGAAGATCGCCACCAGAAAAGCCAGATGTTTCTAAAATGATTTTATCTTTTTCTGCTTTATCAATGCTTACTGGCAACTTGTCTGGTAAAAAGTGTTTAAAAATAACTGTTCTAGCCTCTTTTTCGGGGAGGGGAAATTCAATATGGCCTAAAATTCTTCTGATAAAGGCAGGGTCATAATTCTCCCCAAAATTCGTTGTAAAGATGACAATTCCTGAAAAATTATCCAGCTCTAATAAAAGAACTGATTTTGTGACATTAACCGCTTGGTCTGTACTTTGATTAACCTGGGCTAATCGCTTACTTAAGAGGGAATCAGCTTCATCAAAAATAAGAACAGCATCTGTTTCAGTGGCCTTGGCAAAAATGGCTTTAATATTTTTAGGGGTTTCGCCGACAAATTTAGATTCAATTTCAGCGTAATTTGCCCTTAATATATCTTTCCCGAGTTCATGAGCTATGGCCTCTGCTGTAGCACTCTTGCCGGTACCTGGAGGGCCGTAAAGGTTAATAGCCGTCCTTCCGCCACTAGGATCGATCTCTTTTAAGCCAAAGGTATTATATAATAGATCATGATGTTTAATTTTAGCGAGTAAGCTATTGATTTGTTCTCGTGTTGACTTACTTAAAATGATATCATCTAAGCTTTTTTGAGGTTTTTCAATGGAAAATATGTCTGAATGACCTTGTTTATTATTCAGTTGGTCAGGAGAGACGTATCTCCCTTTAGTCGAATTGGTTTTGCTCATTTGTCCATCTTACTTTCTAGTGCTTTTCTTCTAAGGTGTTTAATTGTTCTTGCAGCCAAATTTCTTCTAAGGAATCGACATAGTTATTAATTGTTCCAAATAGGAAATCAGGCAAATCGGGATCGACTTGTGCTAAATTCTTTCTAAAGCGCTCGTCGTCACGGTAGACATAACTTAAGCCTCTAAGAATTTCTAATGAAGGCTCATAGGACATCCCAATAAAGCGATGCCATCTTTGCATGGCTTCTTGTAGTTTTTGGCTGTCAGGGTCTTCGTTTTTTAATTGAGCAAGGTTTTTAAATACGGCCTTACTTTCATCCACCATATCTTGTTTTTCTTTTGGATCATAGTACCGCCAATTCATCTCTGCTTCATGTAATTTTTCTGATCCCCATTTATTCTTTACTTCTTGTTTTTCCTTTTTTCTCTTGATGGCAAGCGCTTTTTTCTGTTTTTTACCCGCTTTTTTCATTGAGCTCCTCCTAGTCAATAACAATCCAGTACTCTCTATTCACAAATAATAGTCCCTTTCAATATAAAGTATGACGTAAGGTTAGGGTCAAGAAATAATTTTAAAAGTGAATCTT
This genomic interval carries:
- a CDS encoding MerR family transcriptional regulator yields the protein MKTVKEVSKLAGISIRTLHYYDKINLLTPSKRSASGYRLYSHEDLKKLQYILLFKELEFSLKEIKEIINSKNFDKDLALDQQIQLLTLKKEHLENLILFAKGIKVLGVDSVNFQAFDRRNIAHYTQQAKDYWGDTKEYRRYEEKQSQQSKIQKNTIHQQLMLIFVEFSQVKNQNYQSQDAQKLVKKLQEFISTHFYPCSNDILMELGKMYASGGDFTKNIDTFAGEGTANFVQKAINYYCQ
- a CDS encoding ATP-binding protein, with translation MSKTNSTKGRYVSPDQLNNKQGHSDIFSIEKPQKSLDDIILSKSTREQINSLLAKIKHHDLLYNTFGLKEIDPSGGRTAINLYGPPGTGKSATAEAIAHELGKDILRANYAEIESKFVGETPKNIKAIFAKATETDAVLIFDEADSLLSKRLAQVNQSTDQAVNVTKSVLLLELDNFSGIVIFTTNFGENYDPAFIRRILGHIEFPLPEKEARTVIFKHFLPDKLPVSIDKAEKDKIILETSGFSGGDLLNVVISASSTAVARDGKDCMVTYNDFSKAIKLIKQAKENIGRSK
- a CDS encoding TipAS antibiotic-recognition domain-containing protein; the protein is MKKAGKKQKKALAIKRKKEKQEVKNKWGSEKLHEAEMNWRYYDPKEKQDMVDESKAVFKNLAQLKNEDPDSQKLQEAMQRWHRFIGMSYEPSLEILRGLSYVYRDDERFRKNLAQVDPDLPDFLFGTINNYVDSLEEIWLQEQLNTLEEKH
- the trpD gene encoding anthranilate phosphoribosyltransferase, which produces MKAAIEQLIKHQDLSYQESYQAVKAMMSGQVSQAQMAAYLTALAIKGASDQEIAGAAAAMRDQAKSIDTQKDTLEIVGTGGDQSYSFNISTTASLIIAAAGVPVTKHGNRSASSKSGAADCIEALGINLYQDPDLANQLLDQVGICFLFAQNYHLSMKNVSGVRKDLGIKTIFNILGPITNPAKPKYQILGVYQEDLIQPMAKVIKNLGVERGLVVYGQDGMDEISISAPTSALFFDGDYEESFTIKPEDYGFSNYQKADIVGGTPADNAQITIDILTGKEHGAKRDITLLNAAAGLYAARKAASLEAGIDLARQIIDSGAAYQLLQDYIAASQEGVAHDLKAVSLT